The following are from one region of the Amycolatopsis sp. QT-25 genome:
- a CDS encoding DUF664 domain-containing protein, whose protein sequence is MRLAEVVTDGFGRVQEVVHGAVEGLSADQLSESPAPGANTIAWLVWHLTRVQDDHLAGLMGTEQLWTAQDWLGRFGLPFPASDIGYGHRPEDVAAVRVDSSELLTGYHDAVHEATTAWAASLGEADLGRIVDEAWDPPVTLGVRLVSVLSDDLQHAGQAAYVRGLVLRDT, encoded by the coding sequence GTGAGACTGGCCGAAGTGGTGACCGACGGGTTCGGCCGCGTCCAGGAGGTCGTGCACGGCGCCGTCGAGGGATTGAGCGCCGACCAGCTGAGCGAGAGCCCGGCTCCGGGCGCGAACACGATCGCCTGGCTGGTCTGGCATCTGACCAGGGTGCAGGACGATCACCTGGCCGGCCTGATGGGCACCGAGCAGCTCTGGACCGCGCAGGACTGGCTGGGCCGGTTCGGGCTGCCCTTCCCGGCGTCGGACATCGGCTACGGGCATCGGCCCGAGGACGTCGCGGCGGTCCGCGTCGATTCCTCCGAGTTGCTGACCGGGTACCACGACGCGGTGCACGAGGCGACGACGGCTTGGGCCGCGAGCCTCGGCGAAGCCGACCTCGGCCGTATCGTCGACGAAGCGTGGGATCCGCCCGTCACGCTCGGGGTTCGGCTGGTCAGCGTGCTTTCCGACGATCTCCAGCACGCCGGGCAGGCGGCGTACGTCCGAGGGCTCGTACTCCGCGATACGTAG